One Deinococcus aquaedulcis genomic window carries:
- a CDS encoding FAD-dependent oxidoreductase, protein MNVTYTEARPLRVAVIGSGPSGVFAAEALLKQTAVPVQVDVYDRLPTPYGLVRYGVAPDHLTIKSVTRGFEKTLADPRVRFFGNVEFGTDLTYEDARAHYDALLYAVGASSDRRLGIPGEDLAGSMSATEFVAWYNGHPDAAAREMVLHASGVAVVGVGNVALDVSRILAKTTQELHESDIAAHALDALEHSHVRDIWILGRRGPAQAAFTTKELREFGELSDAEPVVNPAEIALTDAEEAAITDNTKKKNVEVLRDFAAREAEGKPRRVHLRFLVSPVEILDDGQGRVGGLKVERNRLDEGGNAVGTGEYEVLPVQMVLRSVGYRGVALSGVPFDEKRGVIPNTEGRVDGRPGEYTAGWIKRGPSGVVGTNRKDATDTVAGLLADAQAGALPPAAQPDRDAVEALLRGKGVHVYSFEDWQALDAHELEQGKALGRPRAKVVHRELMLGIRKS, encoded by the coding sequence GTGAACGTGACCTACACCGAAGCCCGTCCCCTGCGCGTGGCCGTGATTGGCAGCGGCCCCAGCGGCGTTTTTGCCGCCGAAGCGCTGCTGAAACAGACCGCCGTGCCCGTGCAGGTGGATGTCTACGACCGCCTGCCCACGCCGTATGGCCTGGTGCGCTACGGGGTGGCGCCGGACCACCTGACCATCAAGAGCGTGACCCGGGGCTTTGAAAAGACACTGGCCGACCCCCGCGTGCGCTTTTTCGGCAACGTGGAATTCGGCACGGATCTCACCTACGAGGACGCCCGCGCCCACTACGACGCCCTGCTGTACGCGGTGGGGGCGAGCAGCGACCGCCGCCTGGGCATTCCCGGCGAGGATCTGGCCGGCAGCATGAGCGCCACCGAATTCGTAGCGTGGTACAACGGCCACCCCGACGCGGCGGCGCGCGAGATGGTCCTGCACGCCAGCGGCGTGGCCGTGGTGGGTGTGGGCAACGTGGCGCTGGACGTGAGCCGCATTCTGGCCAAGACCACCCAGGAGCTGCACGAGAGCGACATCGCCGCCCACGCGCTGGACGCCCTGGAACACAGCCACGTGCGCGACATCTGGATTCTGGGGCGCCGGGGGCCTGCCCAGGCGGCCTTTACCACCAAGGAACTGCGCGAGTTTGGCGAGCTCAGCGACGCCGAGCCGGTGGTGAACCCGGCTGAGATTGCCTTGACCGACGCCGAGGAAGCGGCCATCACGGACAACACCAAGAAGAAGAATGTGGAAGTGCTGCGCGACTTTGCGGCGCGCGAGGCTGAAGGCAAGCCCCGGCGCGTGCACCTGCGCTTTCTGGTGTCGCCCGTGGAAATTCTGGACGACGGCCAGGGGCGCGTGGGCGGCCTGAAGGTAGAACGCAACCGCCTGGACGAGGGCGGCAACGCGGTGGGCACCGGCGAATACGAGGTGCTGCCCGTGCAGATGGTGCTGCGCAGCGTGGGCTACCGGGGTGTGGCCCTGAGTGGGGTTCCCTTCGACGAAAAACGCGGCGTGATTCCCAACACAGAGGGTCGCGTGGACGGCCGCCCCGGTGAGTACACCGCCGGCTGGATCAAGCGCGGGCCCAGCGGCGTGGTAGGCACCAACCGCAAGGACGCCACCGACACCGTGGCGGGCCTGCTGGCCGACGCCCAGGCCGGCGCGCTGCCCCCAGCGGCGCAGCCGGACCGGGACGCCGTGGAGGCCCTGCTGCGCGGCAAGGGCGTGCATGTGTACTCCTTTGAAGACTGGCAGGCGCTGGACGCCCACGAGCTGGAGCAGGGCAAGGCCCTGGGCCGTCCCCGCGCCAAGGTGGTGCACCGCGAACTGATGCTGGGCATTCGCAAGAGCTGA
- a CDS encoding M66 family metalloprotease: protein MRSRRVRAAQILLGALIVLNVQQAWAHNWWFWHWDQSTLGVGIWNDLAEAEAVRAEWDSRTDLSLPRRSSHTDLSVFGGNFGDTGWWGLASIEGWGLDWPWHCPTIVACRVTHGHARFNSFYGGTTGTGSGSDKRGVYCQEVGHLFGLDHSNTGDCMGKGYFNNVNLTGPHNWSDINSRY, encoded by the coding sequence ATGCGCAGCCGCCGCGTGCGGGCGGCCCAGATTTTGCTGGGCGCCCTGATTGTGCTGAACGTGCAGCAGGCGTGGGCCCACAACTGGTGGTTCTGGCACTGGGACCAGAGCACCCTGGGCGTGGGCATCTGGAACGATCTGGCCGAGGCCGAGGCGGTGCGCGCCGAGTGGGACAGCCGCACGGACCTGAGCCTGCCCCGGCGCAGCAGCCACACCGACCTGAGTGTGTTTGGCGGCAACTTTGGCGACACCGGCTGGTGGGGGCTGGCCAGCATTGAGGGCTGGGGCCTGGACTGGCCCTGGCACTGCCCCACCATCGTGGCCTGCCGGGTCACCCACGGCCACGCCCGCTTCAACTCCTTCTACGGTGGCACCACGGGCACGGGCTCGGGCAGCGACAAGCGCGGGGTCTACTGCCAGGAAGTAGGGCACCTGTTTGGCCTGGACCACAGCAACACTGGCGACTGCATGGGCAAGGGCTACTTCAACAACGTCAACCTCACCGGCCCGCACAACTGGTCGGATATCAACAGCCGGTACTGA
- the hemB gene encoding porphobilinogen synthase — protein sequence MQSRPRRLRRTPALRALTQEVQLHPSHFIHPIFVHERADVTPIATMPGVSRHSVESAVAQAREALALGVPSVILFGIPDHKDPLGTQAYAEEGIIQRAARAIKAAVPQITVIADTCLCEYTDHGHCGPLCEVPGLGGAEGWTVDNDASLALLARTAVSQARSGADVVAPSAMMDGQVAAIRAALDETGFPHVPIMSYAVKYASAYYGPFRDAAGSAPSVGNRATYQMNPAGGYREALREARLDAEQGADTLMVKPALAYLDVLSLLRREFDLPVVAYNVSGEYALVKAAAQAGYMDERRTVLETLTGMRRAGADAIITYHALDAARWLQEQVGR from the coding sequence ATGCAAAGCCGCCCCCGTCGCCTGCGCCGCACGCCCGCGCTGCGTGCCCTGACCCAGGAAGTGCAGCTGCACCCCAGCCACTTCATTCACCCTATCTTCGTGCACGAGCGGGCGGACGTGACGCCCATTGCCACCATGCCGGGCGTCTCTCGCCACTCGGTGGAGAGCGCCGTGGCGCAGGCCAGAGAGGCCCTGGCCCTGGGTGTGCCCAGCGTGATCCTCTTCGGCATTCCTGACCACAAGGATCCTCTGGGCACCCAGGCGTATGCCGAAGAAGGCATCATTCAGCGGGCGGCGCGGGCCATCAAGGCGGCGGTGCCGCAGATCACGGTGATCGCCGACACCTGCCTGTGCGAGTACACCGACCACGGCCACTGCGGCCCGCTGTGCGAGGTGCCGGGACTGGGCGGGGCCGAGGGCTGGACGGTGGACAACGACGCCAGCCTCGCGCTGCTGGCGCGCACGGCGGTCTCACAGGCGCGCTCGGGTGCGGATGTGGTGGCCCCCAGCGCCATGATGGACGGGCAGGTGGCGGCGATTCGCGCAGCGCTGGACGAGACGGGTTTCCCCCACGTGCCCATCATGAGTTACGCCGTGAAGTACGCCAGCGCCTACTACGGCCCCTTCCGCGATGCAGCCGGCAGTGCCCCCAGCGTGGGCAACCGCGCCACCTACCAGATGAATCCGGCGGGCGGCTACCGCGAGGCCCTGCGCGAAGCCCGCCTGGACGCCGAACAGGGCGCCGACACCCTGATGGTCAAGCCTGCCCTGGCCTACCTGGATGTGCTGAGCCTCTTGAGACGCGAGTTCGATCTGCCGGTGGTGGCCTACAACGTCAGCGGCGAATACGCGCTGGTCAAGGCCGCCGCGCAGGCCGGCTACATGGACGAGCGCCGCACCGTCCTGGAAACCCTGACCGGCATGCGCCGTGCCGGTGCCGACGCGATCATCACCTACCACGCGCTGGACGCGGCCCGTTGGCTCCAAGAGCAGGTGGGCCGATGA
- a CDS encoding helix-turn-helix domain-containing protein — translation MTTANTRTFVDTVTYRPGAVILYPGKSDMLYRVSTGLVRVHTMDDDGNGLTLRYVKPGEYFGEEALAGVNRAYFAEAVTDSAIDVINPALMSAEDNLVVTTHLVRTLERAYESIYRLVGKRLRARIAGELLELKDTALATQLDSGETMIYATHDELAAAVGSVRETVTKVVGELSREGVISAGYGKITLKNESALQQIAAA, via the coding sequence ATGACTACTGCGAATACCCGCACCTTCGTTGACACCGTGACCTACCGCCCCGGCGCCGTCATCCTCTACCCTGGCAAGAGCGACATGCTCTACCGCGTCTCGACCGGTCTGGTGCGTGTGCACACCATGGATGACGATGGCAACGGCCTGACCCTGCGCTATGTCAAGCCCGGTGAATACTTCGGCGAAGAAGCCCTGGCTGGCGTCAACCGTGCCTACTTTGCCGAAGCGGTGACCGACAGCGCCATTGACGTGATCAACCCCGCCCTGATGAGCGCCGAGGACAACCTCGTGGTGACCACCCACCTCGTGCGCACCCTGGAGCGTGCCTACGAGAGCATCTACCGCCTGGTGGGCAAGCGCCTACGCGCCCGCATCGCCGGTGAGCTGCTGGAGCTGAAGGACACCGCGCTGGCCACCCAGCTTGACAGCGGCGAGACCATGATCTACGCCACCCACGACGAGCTGGCCGCTGCGGTCGGCAGCGTGCGCGAGACCGTCACCAAGGTCGTGGGCGAGCTGAGCCGCGAAGGCGTGATCAGCGCCGGCTACGGCAAGATCACCCTGAAAAACGAATCTGCCCTGCAGCAGATCGCGGCTGCTTAA
- a CDS encoding roadblock/LC7 domain-containing protein has translation MIAELLSVRGVRHAALVSADGQVVAKAGLSDEQTAAELTLVAAGRAVIGSLQTNLKSASWQELLLDVDGGPVLLTPHGDQILLTAFDEVGSLGRVRFAVRRLLGNA, from the coding sequence GTGATCGCAGAGCTGCTGTCGGTACGGGGCGTGCGCCACGCCGCGCTGGTCTCGGCCGACGGTCAGGTGGTGGCCAAGGCCGGCCTGAGCGACGAGCAGACGGCCGCCGAACTGACCCTGGTGGCCGCCGGGCGCGCGGTAATCGGCAGCCTGCAGACCAACCTGAAAAGCGCCAGTTGGCAGGAACTGCTGCTGGACGTGGACGGCGGCCCCGTGCTGCTGACCCCCCACGGCGACCAGATTCTGCTGACCGCCTTTGATGAAGTGGGGAGCCTGGGCCGCGTGCGCTTCGCCGTGCGGCGCCTGCTGGGCAACGCCTGA
- a CDS encoding cyclin-dependent kinase inhibitor 3 family protein produces the protein MTSAQNPIRVDWVPTSLWPGQLGLTFAPGKKGSSVYQPGVVHDRELAADMQTLAREGTQVIAPLLEDFEFDLLGLEGYHDAAGAHALAVAPYPIPDQGVPRDTAAFAAYLDELMTHLLDGRRVVVHCRGGLGRAGLTAACLLVQAGLDPQAAIALVRAARSPHAIETAEQEAFIHDFAR, from the coding sequence ATGACCAGCGCCCAGAACCCCATTCGCGTGGACTGGGTGCCCACCAGCCTGTGGCCCGGCCAGCTGGGCCTGACCTTCGCCCCGGGCAAGAAGGGCAGCAGTGTGTACCAGCCCGGCGTGGTCCACGACCGCGAGCTGGCAGCCGACATGCAGACGCTGGCCCGCGAGGGCACCCAGGTGATTGCCCCGCTGCTGGAAGACTTTGAATTCGACCTGCTGGGCCTGGAGGGCTACCACGACGCCGCCGGGGCCCACGCGCTGGCGGTGGCGCCGTATCCCATCCCCGACCAGGGCGTGCCCCGCGATACGGCCGCCTTTGCCGCCTACCTCGACGAACTGATGACGCACCTGCTGGACGGGCGCCGGGTCGTGGTGCACTGTCGGGGCGGCCTGGGCCGGGCGGGCCTGACCGCCGCCTGTCTGCTGGTGCAGGCCGGGCTGGACCCCCAGGCCGCCATAGCGCTGGTGCGCGCTGCCCGCAGCCCCCACGCCATTGAGACGGCGGAGCAGGAGGCGTTTATCCACGACTTCGCCCGGTAA
- a CDS encoding tyrosine-protein phosphatase — MTFSPDGALNFRQTLPGLFRSGNLSRLSEPGKQAIQNGNFARILDLRTRAERVSDAPPFLGTAGYLNLSVLPYRHRALNEATAAATCNADIGRALLEHGANQVVAVLGAILDAPRGPVLIHCHAGKDRTGLISALCGELAGQSREQIGADYAASGPALTAFYAEQRRRKTPEQWARLEPFVPSQPQDVLRPLAFLDEAWGGTEAYLNAHGFGPDDSRALAQRLLGV, encoded by the coding sequence ATGACCTTCTCTCCAGACGGCGCCCTGAACTTTCGCCAGACCCTGCCCGGCCTGTTCCGCAGCGGCAATCTCAGCCGTCTAAGTGAACCGGGGAAACAGGCCATTCAGAACGGCAACTTTGCCCGCATTCTTGATCTTCGCACCCGGGCAGAGCGTGTCTCTGACGCGCCGCCCTTCCTGGGTACCGCTGGGTACCTCAACCTTTCTGTGTTGCCCTACCGCCACCGCGCACTGAATGAGGCCACCGCCGCTGCGACCTGCAATGCCGATATTGGCCGGGCCCTGCTGGAACACGGCGCCAATCAGGTGGTGGCGGTGCTGGGGGCCATTCTGGATGCGCCCCGGGGGCCGGTGCTGATTCACTGTCACGCGGGTAAGGACCGCACGGGCCTGATCAGCGCCCTGTGCGGGGAACTGGCCGGGCAGTCCCGGGAACAGATTGGCGCGGATTACGCGGCCTCTGGGCCTGCACTCACTGCGTTCTACGCCGAGCAGCGGCGCAGGAAGACGCCGGAACAATGGGCCCGCCTGGAGCCTTTTGTGCCCAGCCAGCCCCAGGACGTCCTGCGGCCCCTGGCGTTTCTGGACGAAGCCTGGGGGGGCACAGAGGCCTACCTGAATGCGCACGGCTTTGGCCCGGACGATTCACGCGCCCTGGCCCAGCGCCTGCTGGGCGTGTAA
- a CDS encoding roadblock/LC7 domain-containing protein yields the protein MILDPLRTLPGVVAAALVGPDGLTIEGHGDGGDALAAELSALRVGMDRTCRRLGAGEVTRIAFTSERIEVVAVTIADFILGAAMARGTDTRTAQQTLARIVLDLPNLPRTEGA from the coding sequence GTGATTCTTGATCCTCTGCGCACCCTGCCCGGCGTGGTGGCCGCCGCGCTGGTGGGTCCCGACGGCCTGACCATTGAAGGCCACGGCGACGGCGGCGACGCCCTGGCGGCCGAACTCAGCGCCCTGCGGGTGGGCATGGACCGCACCTGCCGCCGTTTGGGGGCGGGCGAGGTGACCCGCATCGCCTTTACCAGCGAGCGCATTGAAGTGGTGGCTGTAACCATCGCCGATTTTATTCTGGGCGCCGCCATGGCGCGCGGCACCGACACCCGCACCGCCCAGCAGACTTTGGCGCGCATTGTGCTGGACCTGCCCAACCTGCCCCGCACGGAGGGCGCGTGA
- a CDS encoding roadblock/LC7 domain-containing protein has translation MLDHLSQLVKDVDGAWAAAIAGLDGLLIEGHSTTDTDLSLLVAEHAGLFRVARSAYDMTLGGGQTRELYVRGERLAVYLHPVKTDYFLLLAIDGRSNLGQARLYGRDAARKLEATL, from the coding sequence ATGCTCGATCACCTCTCCCAACTTGTTAAAGACGTGGACGGCGCGTGGGCTGCGGCCATCGCCGGGCTGGACGGCCTGCTGATTGAAGGCCACAGCACCACCGACACCGATCTGAGCCTTCTGGTGGCCGAGCACGCGGGCCTGTTCCGGGTGGCCAGGTCCGCCTACGACATGACGCTGGGCGGCGGCCAGACGCGCGAACTGTACGTGCGCGGCGAGCGGCTGGCGGTGTATCTGCACCCGGTCAAGACCGATTACTTTCTGCTGCTGGCCATTGACGGCCGCAGCAACCTGGGCCAGGCCCGGCTGTATGGCCGCGACGCCGCCCGCAAACTGGAGGCCACGCTGTGA
- the gyrA gene encoding DNA gyrase subunit A: protein MTGIHPVDITSEVKTNFINYAMNVIVDRALPDVRDGLKPVQRRIMYAMLLEGLYANQKHAKSASVVGEVMKKYHPHGDSSIYDAMVRLGQWWNMRYPMVHPQGNFGSIDGDPPAAMRYTEARMTKVAEEVLADLEKKTVDLKPNYDETTEEPSVLPSAVPNLLINGASGIAVGMATNIPPHNLTEICNGLLALIENPNIGLDEMMNHVHGPDFPTGGRISKAGIREAYATGHGGLKVRGKARIDEKNGRTQIIISEIPYQVNKTNLIQTISAMYKAGKIPDIAALRDESDRKDPVRIVIDLKRGAIPTLVLNQLYKYTQLQGTFTVINLSIVNGEPRVLPLIDTMGYFLAHRKDVVTRRTQYDLDKALERAHILEGLLKALDHIDEVISLIRASNTGAEARDALMARFGLTEVQSQAILDMRLQRLVGLEREKLQGEYDELQKTIAFLQSILGDEKLLWREIKKEIRHVRDAYGDERRSTITLLEEDISKEDLIAVEDMVITMTKAGYLKRTKLDAYRAQSRGGRGASGGKLREEDVNTRVFVGSTHDYLLFFTDQGRVFHEKIYDLPEAGRDAKGTHIRNLLPSLREDESIASVLSVKGFDETGCFIFATKNGIVKKTMITDYGNITSAGLIAINLQSGDELIGVGIVQDGDHVVLATRNGKAMRFESSEVRDTGRATQGVIGIRLRDGEDDAVVSMALVPGSDADSELLAVSECGLGKRTPVADYPAKGRGGMGVITLDVTDKTGKLVTLARVAGNEELMVLTEKGTVIRTRVEEVRVTGRNAQGVKVINIAEKDSVISAFPIRREDEL, encoded by the coding sequence ATGACTGGAATTCATCCTGTTGACATCACCAGCGAAGTCAAGACCAACTTCATCAACTACGCCATGAACGTGATCGTGGACCGCGCGCTGCCCGACGTGCGCGACGGTCTGAAACCGGTGCAGCGCCGCATCATGTACGCCATGCTGCTGGAAGGCCTGTACGCCAACCAGAAGCACGCCAAGAGTGCGTCGGTGGTAGGCGAGGTCATGAAGAAGTACCACCCGCACGGCGACTCGTCAATTTACGACGCGATGGTGCGTCTGGGCCAGTGGTGGAACATGCGCTACCCGATGGTGCACCCGCAGGGCAACTTCGGGTCCATTGACGGTGACCCGCCCGCCGCCATGCGCTACACCGAAGCGCGCATGACCAAGGTGGCCGAAGAAGTGCTGGCCGACCTGGAAAAAAAGACGGTGGACCTCAAGCCCAACTACGACGAGACCACCGAAGAGCCCTCGGTGCTGCCCAGCGCGGTGCCGAACCTGCTGATCAACGGGGCCTCGGGGATTGCCGTGGGCATGGCGACGAACATTCCGCCGCACAACCTCACCGAAATCTGCAACGGCCTGCTGGCGCTGATTGAAAACCCCAACATTGGCCTGGACGAGATGATGAACCACGTGCATGGCCCGGACTTCCCCACCGGCGGGCGCATCTCCAAGGCCGGCATCCGCGAGGCGTACGCCACCGGCCACGGCGGCCTGAAGGTGCGCGGCAAGGCCCGCATTGACGAGAAGAACGGCCGCACCCAGATCATCATCTCCGAGATTCCGTATCAGGTGAACAAGACCAACCTGATCCAGACGATCTCGGCAATGTACAAGGCGGGCAAGATTCCGGACATCGCCGCCCTGCGGGACGAGTCGGACCGCAAGGACCCCGTGCGCATCGTGATTGACCTGAAGCGCGGCGCGATTCCCACGCTGGTGCTCAACCAGCTGTACAAGTACACCCAGCTGCAGGGCACCTTCACGGTCATCAACCTCAGCATCGTGAACGGCGAGCCGCGCGTGCTGCCGCTGATCGACACGATGGGGTACTTCCTGGCCCACCGCAAGGATGTGGTGACCCGCCGCACCCAGTACGACCTGGATAAGGCCCTGGAACGCGCCCACATCCTGGAAGGGCTGCTGAAGGCGCTGGACCACATTGATGAGGTCATCAGCCTGATCCGCGCCAGCAACACCGGCGCCGAGGCGCGTGACGCCCTGATGGCCCGCTTTGGCCTGACCGAGGTACAGTCGCAGGCGATTCTCGACATGCGCCTGCAGCGACTGGTGGGCCTGGAGCGCGAGAAGCTGCAGGGCGAGTACGACGAACTGCAGAAGACCATCGCCTTCCTGCAGTCCATTCTGGGCGACGAGAAGCTGCTGTGGCGCGAGATCAAGAAGGAAATCCGCCATGTGCGCGACGCCTACGGCGACGAGCGGCGCAGCACCATCACCCTGCTGGAAGAGGACATCTCCAAGGAAGACCTGATTGCCGTCGAGGACATGGTCATCACCATGACCAAGGCTGGGTACCTGAAGCGCACCAAGCTGGACGCCTACCGCGCCCAGAGCCGGGGCGGACGCGGTGCCAGTGGCGGCAAGCTGCGCGAGGAAGACGTGAACACCCGCGTGTTCGTGGGCTCCACGCACGACTACCTGCTGTTCTTTACGGATCAGGGCCGCGTGTTCCACGAGAAGATCTACGACCTGCCCGAAGCCGGGCGCGACGCCAAGGGCACGCACATCCGCAACCTGCTGCCCAGCCTGCGCGAGGACGAGAGCATTGCCAGCGTGCTGAGCGTGAAGGGCTTTGACGAGACGGGCTGCTTCATCTTTGCCACCAAGAACGGCATCGTGAAAAAGACGATGATCACCGACTACGGCAACATCACCTCGGCGGGCCTGATTGCCATCAACCTGCAGAGCGGCGACGAGCTGATCGGGGTCGGGATAGTGCAGGACGGCGACCATGTGGTGCTGGCCACCCGCAACGGCAAGGCCATGCGCTTTGAGAGCAGCGAGGTGCGCGACACCGGCCGCGCCACCCAGGGCGTGATCGGCATCCGCCTGCGCGACGGAGAGGACGACGCCGTGGTCAGCATGGCGCTGGTCCCTGGCAGCGATGCCGACAGCGAACTGCTGGCCGTCAGTGAATGCGGCCTGGGCAAGCGCACCCCAGTGGCCGACTACCCCGCCAAGGGGCGCGGCGGCATGGGCGTGATCACCCTGGACGTGACCGACAAGACCGGCAAGCTGGTGACCCTGGCGCGCGTGGCAGGCAACGAGGAGCTGATGGTCCTGACCGAGAAGGGCACCGTGATCCGCACCCGCGTGGAAGAGGTGCGCGTGACCGGCCGCAACGCCCAGGGTGTGAAGGTCATCAACATTGCCGAGAAGGACAGCGTGATCAGCGCCTTCCCCATCCGCCGCGAGGACGAGCTGTAA